A region of Nocardioides sp. JS614 DNA encodes the following proteins:
- a CDS encoding MBL fold metallo-hydrolase yields the protein MAFREVADRVWVARYEWFDVNVTLVGGDSGLLVVDTHASATAARAVVDDIRRLGAGTVIAVVNTHEHFDHTFGNGELRSAYGADLPIHAHEAAAERTVPAGERIQAAYDEEPDDPHREEVLATTIVPADRTFSSARVLDLGDRMVELVHPGRGHTAGDLVVRVPDADVLLAGDLVEESALRAGVPGFGEDCYPFDWPLSLDVVLTLTTPDSVVVPGHGAPVDRDFVEEQRNAIGVVAETIRDLAGRGVPVGQALEMGEWPYPRTELAAAVRRGYDQLPRSQKRLPLV from the coding sequence GTGGCTTTCAGGGAGGTCGCCGACCGGGTCTGGGTCGCGCGCTACGAGTGGTTCGACGTCAACGTGACCCTGGTGGGCGGTGACTCGGGCCTCCTGGTCGTGGACACCCACGCCTCCGCCACGGCCGCGCGGGCCGTGGTCGACGACATCCGCCGGCTCGGCGCCGGGACGGTGATCGCGGTCGTCAACACCCACGAGCACTTCGACCACACCTTCGGCAACGGCGAGCTGCGCTCGGCGTACGGCGCCGACCTGCCGATCCATGCGCACGAGGCCGCGGCCGAGCGCACGGTCCCGGCCGGCGAGCGGATCCAGGCGGCGTACGACGAGGAGCCCGACGACCCGCACCGCGAGGAGGTGCTGGCCACCACGATCGTCCCGGCCGACCGGACGTTCTCCTCGGCGCGGGTGCTCGACCTGGGCGACCGGATGGTCGAGCTGGTGCATCCCGGACGCGGACACACCGCGGGTGACCTCGTGGTCCGGGTCCCGGACGCCGACGTGCTACTGGCCGGTGACCTCGTCGAGGAGTCGGCACTGCGCGCCGGGGTGCCGGGATTCGGCGAGGACTGCTATCCCTTCGACTGGCCGCTCAGCCTCGACGTCGTCCTGACGCTGACCACGCCGGACTCGGTGGTCGTCCCCGGCCACGGCGCCCCCGTGGACCGGGACTTCGTCGAGGAGCAGCGCAACGCGATCGGCGTGGTCGCGGAGACGATCCGCGACCTGGCCGGCCGCGGGGTCCCGGTCGGCCAGGCGCTCGAGATGGGCGAGTGGCCCTACCCGCGCACCGAGCTCGCCGCCGCCGTGCGCCGCGGCTACGACCAGCTCCCCCGCAGCCAGAAGCGGTTGCCGCTCGTGTAG
- a CDS encoding DUF3097 domain-containing protein, whose amino-acid sequence MAQVTHDRYGSDVLATDWRAPKRGRAVEAPAELGVVVEEVTTDWCGEIVAVDRDLDTLTLEDRRGKRRTFPLGPGFLLEGRPVILVPPTRGGTPAKPTRTASGSVAVHGARARVARASRIFVEGRHDAELVEKVWGDDLRIEGVVVEYLGGVDDLGDHLRDFRPGPDRKVGVLVDHLVPGSKESRIAQSVAASPVGGHVLIVGHPFIDIWAAVKPDRLGLTRWPDVPRTIEWKKGVCQHLGWPHRDQADIARAWQHILGRVSSYNDLDPALLGRVEELIDFVTASAE is encoded by the coding sequence GTGGCGCAGGTGACCCACGACCGCTACGGATCCGACGTCTTGGCCACCGACTGGCGCGCGCCGAAGCGGGGCCGCGCCGTCGAGGCGCCCGCCGAGCTGGGCGTCGTGGTCGAGGAGGTCACCACCGACTGGTGCGGCGAGATCGTGGCGGTCGACCGCGACCTCGACACGCTCACCCTCGAGGATCGCCGCGGCAAGCGCCGGACCTTCCCGCTGGGGCCGGGCTTCCTGCTCGAGGGCCGGCCGGTGATCCTGGTGCCGCCGACGCGCGGTGGCACGCCGGCGAAGCCGACCCGCACCGCCTCCGGGTCGGTGGCCGTCCACGGCGCGAGGGCCCGGGTCGCCCGCGCCAGCCGGATCTTCGTCGAGGGCCGCCACGACGCCGAGCTGGTCGAGAAGGTGTGGGGCGACGACCTGCGGATCGAGGGCGTCGTGGTCGAGTACCTCGGCGGCGTCGACGACCTCGGCGACCACCTGCGCGACTTCCGGCCCGGCCCCGACCGCAAGGTCGGCGTACTCGTCGACCACCTGGTGCCCGGCTCGAAGGAGAGCCGGATCGCCCAGTCGGTCGCGGCCTCGCCGGTGGGCGGCCACGTGCTGATCGTCGGCCACCCGTTCATCGACATCTGGGCCGCGGTCAAGCCCGACCGGCTCGGCCTGACCCGCTGGCCCGACGTGCCGCGGACCATCGAGTGGAAGAAGGGCGTGTGCCAGCACCTCGGCTGGCCGCACCGCGACCAGGCCGACATCGCCCGGGCCTGGCAGCACATCCTCGGCCGCGTCTCCTCCTACAACGACCTCGACCCGGCCCTGCTGGGCCGGGTCGAGGAGCTCATCGACTTCGTCACCGCCTCCGCGGAGTGA
- the dnaJ gene encoding molecular chaperone DnaJ, which produces MSQDLYELLGVGRDADADAIKKAYRRLARQYHPDVNPDPEAQERFKEISLAYEVLSDPQKRAHYDRGGDPFGGGAGGFGQGAGFSFTDIMDAFFGGGGAAGAGRGPRPRERRGQDALIRLEVELAEAAFGVTREIKVDTAVRCSTCHGEGTAAGTHPIPCETCHGAGEVAHVQRSFLGEIRTLRPCPACRGFGTIIPEPCRECSGDGRVRSRRTLTVKIPAGVDNGTRVQLSGEGEVGPGGGPAGDLYVEIHTAPHETFTRHGNDLHCTVTLPMTAAALGTTLTLPTLEADVVTGDPDESEVETSFDLDVRPGTQSGTEQVLRGRGVPGLRGGRGDLVVTVVVETPTRLDPRQEELLIELAAIRGEEAPTGQVRPGAKSVFGRLRDAFNAH; this is translated from the coding sequence TTGAGCCAGGACCTGTACGAGCTGCTCGGTGTCGGCCGCGACGCGGACGCCGACGCCATCAAGAAGGCCTACCGGCGCCTGGCCCGCCAGTACCACCCCGACGTCAACCCCGACCCCGAGGCGCAGGAGCGCTTCAAGGAGATCTCGCTCGCCTACGAGGTGCTCTCCGACCCGCAGAAGCGCGCCCACTACGACCGCGGCGGCGACCCGTTCGGCGGCGGCGCCGGCGGCTTCGGTCAGGGCGCGGGCTTCTCGTTCACCGACATCATGGACGCCTTCTTCGGGGGCGGTGGCGCCGCCGGCGCGGGCCGCGGGCCGCGGCCCCGCGAGCGCCGCGGCCAGGACGCGCTGATCCGCCTGGAGGTCGAGCTCGCCGAGGCGGCCTTCGGCGTGACCCGCGAGATCAAGGTCGACACCGCCGTGCGGTGCAGCACCTGCCACGGCGAGGGTACGGCGGCGGGCACCCACCCGATCCCGTGCGAGACCTGCCACGGTGCCGGCGAGGTGGCGCACGTGCAGCGCTCCTTCCTCGGCGAGATCCGCACCCTGCGGCCGTGCCCGGCGTGCCGCGGGTTCGGCACGATCATCCCCGAGCCCTGCCGCGAGTGCTCCGGCGACGGCCGGGTCCGCTCCCGCCGTACGCTCACCGTCAAGATCCCCGCCGGCGTCGACAACGGCACCCGGGTGCAGCTGTCCGGCGAGGGCGAGGTCGGCCCGGGCGGCGGTCCGGCCGGCGACCTGTACGTCGAGATCCACACCGCGCCGCACGAGACCTTCACCCGCCATGGCAACGACCTGCACTGCACCGTCACGCTGCCGATGACCGCGGCGGCGCTCGGCACCACGCTCACCCTGCCCACGCTGGAGGCCGACGTGGTCACGGGCGACCCCGACGAGTCCGAGGTGGAGACGTCGTTCGACCTCGACGTCCGGCCGGGCACCCAGTCCGGCACCGAGCAGGTGCTGCGCGGCCGCGGCGTCCCGGGCCTGCGCGGTGGGCGCGGCGACCTCGTCGTCACCGTGGTCGTCGAGACGCCGACTCGGCTCGACCCCCGCCAGGAGGAGCTGCTGATCGAGCTGGCCGCGATCCGCGGCGAGGAGGCGCCGACCGGCCAGGTGCGCCCCGGCGCCAAGTCGGTGTTCGGCCGGCTCCGCGACGCGTTCAACGCGCACTGA
- the hemW gene encoding radical SAM family heme chaperone HemW: MGGSVRSGWEDGVVSPSALPPGEPAPEDGSLPASALARVGERGFGFYVHVPFCTVRCGYCDFNTYTAEELGPAGGAPGASRATYAEAAIAEVRRARQVLGDTDLPVNTVFFGGGTPTLLGPADLGAVLAAIGAEFGLADDVEVTTEANPDSVALWDLEELRAAGFTRLSFGMQSAVDHVLRVLDRTHDPLRVPAVVDWARQAGFEQISLDLIYGTPGESVADWDVSVEAALACGPEHVSAYSLIVEEGTALARRVKRGELPMPDEDDLADKYLLVDDRLAAAGLEWYEVSNWARGRDDNTASRCRHNLLYWTGGDWWGVGPGAHSHVGGVRWWNVKHPAAYAERIAAGRSPAHAREVLDEESRRVERVLLELRLRDGLPVEVLDESGRAAVPDLVARDLITELATDDGHRLVPTRRGRLLADAVVRDLLP, translated from the coding sequence ATGGGGGGCTCGGTGAGGAGTGGGTGGGAGGATGGGGTGGTGTCCCCGTCCGCGCTGCCTCCCGGTGAGCCCGCGCCCGAGGACGGGTCCCTCCCCGCGAGCGCGCTGGCCCGGGTGGGGGAGCGCGGGTTCGGGTTCTACGTGCACGTGCCGTTCTGCACCGTGCGGTGCGGCTACTGCGACTTCAACACCTACACCGCCGAGGAGCTGGGGCCCGCCGGTGGGGCCCCCGGGGCGAGCCGGGCGACGTACGCCGAGGCCGCGATCGCCGAGGTACGCCGGGCGCGCCAGGTGCTCGGCGACACCGATCTGCCGGTGAACACCGTCTTCTTCGGCGGCGGCACCCCCACGCTGCTCGGCCCGGCCGACCTGGGGGCGGTGCTGGCCGCGATCGGCGCGGAGTTCGGGTTGGCCGACGACGTGGAGGTCACGACCGAGGCGAACCCCGACAGCGTCGCCCTCTGGGACCTCGAGGAGCTCCGCGCTGCCGGGTTCACCCGGCTCTCCTTCGGCATGCAGTCGGCGGTCGACCACGTGCTGCGGGTGCTGGATCGCACCCACGACCCGCTCCGGGTGCCGGCGGTCGTCGACTGGGCGCGGCAGGCGGGCTTCGAGCAGATCAGCCTGGACCTGATCTACGGCACCCCGGGCGAGTCCGTCGCCGACTGGGACGTCAGCGTCGAGGCCGCCCTCGCGTGCGGACCGGAGCACGTGTCGGCGTACTCCCTCATCGTCGAGGAGGGCACCGCGCTGGCCCGCCGGGTCAAGCGGGGCGAGCTGCCGATGCCGGACGAGGACGACCTCGCCGACAAGTACCTCCTGGTCGACGACCGGCTCGCCGCCGCTGGGCTGGAGTGGTACGAGGTGTCGAACTGGGCGCGCGGCCGCGACGACAACACGGCGAGCCGCTGTCGGCACAACCTCCTCTACTGGACCGGGGGCGACTGGTGGGGCGTCGGGCCGGGTGCGCACTCGCACGTCGGCGGGGTGCGGTGGTGGAACGTCAAGCACCCCGCGGCGTACGCCGAGCGGATCGCGGCCGGCCGGAGCCCGGCCCACGCGCGGGAGGTCCTGGACGAGGAGAGCCGGCGGGTCGAGCGGGTGCTGCTCGAGCTCCGGCTGCGCGACGGCCTGCCCGTCGAGGTCCTCGACGAGTCCGGCCGGGCGGCGGTCCCGGACCTCGTGGCCCGCGACCTGATCACCGAGCTGGCGACCGACGACGGGCACCGCCTGGTGCCCACCCGCCGCGGCCGGCTGCTCGCCGATGCGGTCGTGCGCGATCTCCTGCCGTGA
- a CDS encoding error-prone DNA polymerase — translation MGWSNPPISWGELEKRLSGRLSTPQDPEAPISTRKRKRTRVDVARPAGPVTPYAELHCHSSFSFLDGASGPDHLVLEALRLGLHGLAITDHDGFYGAPLFAETAQLHATNEQSLKTAYGAELSLGLTRPQHGVADPEGGHLLVLARGVEGYHRLAGAITDAQLRGDEKGRPVYDLAELAERGRDHWLVLTGCRKGAVRRALLEHGPVAAAAELDRLTALFGHDNVVVELIDHGYPTDSAHNDLLAALAADHGLRVVATNNVHHARPEQHRVADAMAAVRARRSLAEMDGWLPASGMACLRSGEEMVRRFARYPGAVARSVELADEIVFDLQKATPRLPKDGIPAGHTPSTWLRELTERGFAQRYAGGPLETRARASVEHELRIIAEKDFDGYFVIVHDIVAFARSRGILCQGRGSAASSAVCYALGITAIDPVFYRLPFERFISQHRDEEPDIDVDFDAGRREEVIQWVYERYGRHNAAQVANVVGYRPKMAVRDAAKALGHSPGQQDAWSKQVTSWTTVATRDGGEHPADLHVPAPVVALANGFLGAPRHLGIHSGGMVLTERPIGEVVPIERARMDKRTVLQWDKDGCEYMGLVKFDLLGLGMLSALDHMMRIVEEHLGERWELSTIPKEEPAVYDLLCRADSVGVFQVESRAQIGTLPRLRPREFYDLAIEIALIRPGPIQGGAVHPYIRRATGREEVEYAHPSLVPVLERTKGVPLFQEQLMDMARVLGDCTRDEADLLRRAMGSKRGIERIESIKDKLYEGMARKGLVGEEADAIYLKILSFANFGFAESHALSFAKLVYASSWCKLHYPGAFLAALLRAQPMGFYSPQSLVHDARRHGVEVLRPDLVRSAASADLEPLAVADGPVGLPRCLVDHPERTDWVPGTPDPTPAHRRDAAYAVRLGLDAVRGISAVVAERIVAARAERPFADQADLSRRAGLDARQLEALATAGAFDEAFPGGGLSRRQALWNAGWTESEEHLEGIRAAGPAPMLPEMDEVEVTMADLWATGITPAQHPFGHLRERLRAAGIKSVADTASAEPGRRVHVAGLVTHRQRPGTAGGVTFLNLEDETGMLNVICTVGVWRRHRATAAGAAGMVVRGILERQDGVTNLVADRLAPIESVHPEAGQALRARHRSRDFQ, via the coding sequence ATGGGCTGGTCCAACCCCCCGATCTCCTGGGGTGAGCTGGAGAAGCGGCTCTCCGGGCGGCTCAGCACGCCCCAGGACCCCGAGGCGCCGATCTCGACCCGCAAGCGCAAGCGCACCCGGGTCGATGTGGCACGGCCGGCCGGCCCGGTCACGCCGTACGCCGAGCTGCACTGCCACTCCAGCTTCAGCTTCCTCGACGGCGCCAGCGGCCCCGACCACCTGGTGCTCGAGGCGCTCCGGCTCGGCCTGCACGGACTCGCGATCACCGACCACGACGGTTTCTACGGCGCCCCCCTGTTCGCCGAGACCGCGCAGCTGCACGCCACGAACGAGCAGAGCCTCAAGACGGCGTACGGCGCCGAGCTCTCCCTCGGCCTGACCCGGCCGCAGCACGGTGTCGCCGACCCCGAGGGCGGGCACCTGCTGGTGCTGGCCCGCGGTGTCGAGGGTTACCACCGGCTCGCCGGGGCGATCACCGACGCCCAGCTGCGCGGTGACGAGAAGGGCCGCCCCGTCTACGACCTGGCCGAGCTGGCCGAGCGGGGACGCGACCACTGGCTGGTGCTGACCGGCTGCCGCAAGGGCGCCGTACGCCGGGCCCTCCTCGAGCACGGACCCGTGGCCGCGGCGGCGGAGCTGGACCGGCTGACCGCGCTCTTCGGCCACGACAACGTCGTGGTGGAGCTGATCGACCACGGCTATCCCACCGACTCCGCCCACAACGACCTGCTCGCAGCCCTGGCGGCCGACCACGGGTTGCGGGTGGTCGCCACCAACAACGTCCACCACGCCCGTCCCGAGCAGCACCGGGTCGCCGACGCGATGGCGGCGGTCCGGGCCCGGCGCAGCCTGGCCGAGATGGACGGCTGGCTGCCCGCGTCCGGGATGGCCTGCCTGCGGTCGGGGGAGGAGATGGTGCGCCGGTTCGCCCGCTATCCCGGCGCGGTGGCGCGCAGCGTCGAGCTCGCTGACGAGATCGTCTTCGACCTGCAGAAGGCCACGCCACGGCTGCCCAAGGACGGCATCCCTGCTGGGCACACGCCGTCCACCTGGCTGCGCGAGCTGACCGAGCGGGGCTTCGCGCAGCGGTACGCCGGCGGGCCGCTCGAGACGCGGGCCCGCGCGAGCGTCGAGCACGAGCTGCGGATCATCGCCGAGAAGGACTTCGACGGCTACTTCGTGATCGTCCACGACATCGTGGCGTTCGCGCGTTCGCGGGGGATCCTGTGCCAGGGCCGGGGATCGGCGGCGAGCTCGGCGGTCTGCTACGCGCTCGGCATCACCGCGATCGATCCGGTCTTCTACCGGCTGCCGTTCGAGCGGTTCATCTCCCAGCATCGCGACGAGGAGCCCGACATCGACGTGGACTTCGACGCAGGCCGGCGCGAGGAGGTGATCCAGTGGGTCTACGAGCGCTACGGCCGCCACAACGCCGCGCAGGTCGCGAACGTCGTCGGCTACCGCCCCAAGATGGCGGTCCGCGACGCGGCCAAGGCGCTGGGGCACTCCCCAGGCCAGCAGGACGCCTGGTCCAAGCAGGTCACGTCGTGGACGACCGTGGCCACGCGGGACGGCGGCGAGCACCCCGCTGATCTCCACGTACCCGCTCCGGTCGTCGCGCTCGCCAACGGCTTCCTCGGGGCACCGCGCCACCTCGGCATCCACTCCGGCGGGATGGTGCTCACCGAGCGGCCGATCGGCGAGGTGGTGCCGATCGAGCGGGCCCGGATGGACAAGCGCACGGTGCTGCAGTGGGACAAGGACGGCTGCGAGTACATGGGGCTGGTGAAGTTCGACCTGCTCGGGCTGGGGATGCTCAGCGCGCTGGACCACATGATGCGGATCGTCGAGGAGCACCTCGGCGAGCGCTGGGAGCTGAGCACCATCCCCAAGGAGGAACCGGCGGTCTACGACCTGCTCTGCCGGGCCGACTCGGTCGGGGTGTTCCAGGTCGAGAGCCGGGCCCAGATCGGCACGCTGCCGCGGCTGCGGCCCCGGGAGTTCTACGACCTGGCGATCGAGATCGCGCTGATCCGGCCCGGCCCGATCCAGGGCGGCGCGGTGCACCCCTACATCCGGCGGGCCACCGGTCGGGAGGAGGTCGAGTACGCCCACCCGTCGCTGGTGCCGGTGCTCGAGCGCACCAAGGGGGTGCCGCTGTTCCAGGAGCAGCTGATGGACATGGCCCGGGTGCTCGGCGACTGCACCCGCGACGAGGCCGACCTGCTGCGCCGGGCGATGGGCTCCAAGCGCGGCATCGAGCGGATCGAGAGCATCAAGGACAAGCTCTACGAGGGGATGGCCCGCAAGGGCCTGGTCGGCGAGGAGGCCGACGCGATCTACCTGAAGATCCTCTCCTTCGCGAACTTCGGCTTCGCCGAGAGCCATGCGCTGTCCTTCGCCAAGCTCGTCTACGCCAGCTCGTGGTGCAAGCTGCACTACCCCGGCGCGTTCCTCGCCGCGCTGCTGCGGGCCCAGCCGATGGGGTTCTACTCGCCGCAGTCGCTGGTGCACGACGCCCGGCGGCACGGCGTCGAGGTGCTGCGCCCCGACCTGGTCCGCTCCGCGGCGAGCGCCGACCTCGAGCCGCTGGCCGTGGCGGACGGGCCGGTGGGGCTGCCCAGGTGCCTGGTCGACCATCCCGAGCGGACCGACTGGGTCCCCGGCACGCCGGATCCGACCCCGGCACACCGGCGGGACGCGGCGTACGCCGTACGTCTCGGGCTGGACGCGGTCCGCGGCATCAGCGCCGTCGTGGCCGAGCGGATCGTCGCCGCCCGGGCCGAGCGCCCGTTCGCCGACCAGGCCGACCTGTCGCGGCGGGCCGGCCTGGATGCTCGTCAGCTGGAGGCGCTGGCCACGGCCGGTGCCTTCGACGAGGCGTTCCCCGGCGGCGGCCTGTCGCGCCGCCAGGCGCTGTGGAACGCCGGCTGGACCGAGAGCGAGGAGCACCTCGAGGGCATCCGGGCCGCCGGGCCGGCGCCGATGCTCCCCGAGATGGACGAGGTCGAGGTCACCATGGCCGACCTGTGGGCCACGGGGATCACGCCTGCGCAGCACCCGTTCGGCCACCTGCGCGAGCGGCTGCGCGCCGCGGGCATCAAGTCGGTGGCCGACACGGCGAGCGCCGAACCGGGTCGGCGGGTGCACGTCGCCGGCCTGGTCACGCACCGCCAGCGGCCGGGCACCGCCGGCGGCGTCACGTTCCTCAACCTCGAGGACGAGACCGGGATGCTCAACGTGATCTGCACCGTCGGGGTGTGGCGGCGACACCGCGCCACCGCCGCCGGCGCGGCCGGGATGGTGGTCCGCGGCATTCTCGAGCGCCAGGACGGCGTCACCAACCTGGTCGCCGACCGGCTCGCCCCGATCGAGTCGGTCCACCCCGAGGCCGGCCAGGCCCTGCGCGCCCGGCACCGCTCCCGCGACTTCCAGTGA
- a CDS encoding TM2 domain-containing protein produces the protein MTTGPENPDPSQQPQGQPEGQSAPPPYGAPAPPPYGAPAPPPYGQPSGYPPPPAGGYPPTGAAPYGASPAAPYGVHPVTGIPYSDKTKLVAGLLQILIPLGIGRFYLGDTKTGVWQLVVTVLTCGIGALWPFIDGIIILATDNVTDAQGRPLRMS, from the coding sequence ATGACCACAGGCCCAGAGAACCCGGATCCCTCGCAGCAGCCACAGGGCCAGCCCGAAGGACAGTCGGCACCGCCGCCGTACGGTGCGCCGGCCCCGCCGCCGTACGGCGCGCCGGCCCCGCCGCCGTACGGCCAGCCCAGCGGCTACCCGCCCCCGCCGGCCGGCGGCTACCCGCCCACCGGCGCAGCGCCGTACGGCGCCAGCCCGGCCGCGCCGTACGGCGTGCACCCGGTCACCGGCATCCCGTACTCCGACAAGACCAAGCTGGTCGCCGGCCTGCTGCAGATCCTGATCCCGCTGGGCATCGGCCGGTTCTACCTCGGGGACACCAAGACGGGTGTCTGGCAGCTGGTCGTGACCGTGCTGACCTGCGGGATCGGCGCGCTCTGGCCGTTCATCGACGGCATCATCATCCTCGCCACCGACAACGTCACCGACGCGCAGGGACGGCCACTGCGGATGAGCTGA
- a CDS encoding DNA polymerase Y family protein: protein MPRVMAIWCPDWPVVAALADEGLPTHLPAAVFSANIVQACNAGARAFGVRRGMRRRDAQGRCPELKVYAAIPDRDARAFEPVLAAVEELRPGVAPLRPGLVALRAPGRFYGGEPAAAALVAERLVGLGVWDCRVGVADELFTAEQAARRAAPQDCFVVEPGESVPFLRGLPVEVIEDLPDGRDAVSLLKRLGLRTLGQLGDLAAADVRDRFGRQVAWVHRVVGGDGAELLATRIPPPELACHVDFEPPLDSAETIGFSVRQTADRFVAGLARQHLVCTEVRIEARCEGEAEPSCSRVWLHPRWFGAADLVDRLHWQLQGARSGVPGRGGQVRAPVDRVVFEPVTVVPDAVHADGLWGGTEERVERGIARVQGLLGHEAVVRPVLQGGRCPGDRQAFVPWGERPTGLRPTGPPWPGSIPPPAPSRVLATPWSAEVVGATGRPVAVDERGSVTCAPERFRVDRSGGWQPVAAWAGPWPIDELWWEAPPRRRKVARFQVVGVDGRAWLLTCEEGVWWTEAAYD from the coding sequence GTGCCGCGGGTGATGGCGATCTGGTGCCCGGACTGGCCGGTGGTCGCCGCGCTGGCCGACGAGGGCCTGCCGACCCACCTGCCGGCGGCGGTCTTCAGCGCGAACATCGTGCAGGCGTGCAACGCCGGCGCCCGGGCCTTCGGCGTACGCCGCGGCATGCGCCGGCGCGACGCGCAGGGCCGGTGCCCGGAGCTGAAGGTGTACGCCGCGATCCCCGACCGCGACGCCCGGGCCTTCGAGCCGGTGCTGGCCGCGGTCGAGGAGCTGCGGCCCGGGGTGGCGCCGCTGCGGCCGGGCCTGGTGGCGCTGCGCGCGCCGGGCCGGTTCTACGGCGGCGAGCCGGCGGCCGCGGCGCTGGTCGCCGAGCGGCTGGTGGGGCTCGGGGTCTGGGACTGCCGGGTCGGGGTCGCTGACGAGCTGTTCACCGCCGAGCAGGCCGCCCGGCGAGCCGCCCCGCAGGACTGCTTCGTGGTCGAGCCGGGGGAGTCGGTGCCGTTCCTGCGGGGGCTGCCCGTCGAGGTGATCGAGGACCTTCCCGACGGCCGCGACGCCGTCAGCCTGCTCAAGCGGCTCGGGCTGCGCACCCTCGGCCAGCTCGGTGACCTGGCGGCGGCCGACGTGCGCGACCGGTTCGGCCGGCAGGTGGCGTGGGTGCACCGGGTGGTCGGCGGGGACGGCGCCGAGCTGCTCGCGACCCGCATCCCGCCGCCGGAGCTGGCCTGCCACGTCGACTTCGAGCCGCCACTGGACTCCGCCGAGACGATCGGCTTCAGCGTGCGGCAGACCGCGGACCGGTTCGTCGCCGGGCTGGCCCGCCAGCACCTGGTCTGCACCGAGGTGCGGATCGAGGCCCGCTGCGAGGGCGAGGCCGAGCCGTCCTGCTCGCGGGTCTGGCTGCACCCGCGGTGGTTCGGCGCCGCCGACCTGGTCGACCGGCTGCACTGGCAGCTCCAGGGGGCCCGGTCCGGGGTGCCCGGCCGGGGCGGACAGGTGCGGGCACCGGTCGACCGGGTGGTCTTCGAGCCGGTGACCGTGGTCCCGGACGCCGTGCACGCCGACGGACTGTGGGGCGGGACCGAGGAGCGGGTGGAGCGCGGCATCGCCCGGGTGCAGGGGCTGCTCGGCCACGAGGCCGTGGTGCGGCCGGTGCTCCAGGGCGGCCGGTGCCCGGGCGACCGGCAGGCGTTCGTGCCGTGGGGGGAGCGGCCCACCGGGCTGCGACCGACCGGTCCGCCGTGGCCGGGCAGCATCCCGCCGCCCGCGCCGTCACGTGTGCTGGCGACGCCGTGGTCCGCCGAGGTCGTCGGTGCCACCGGCCGTCCCGTCGCCGTCGACGAGCGCGGGTCGGTCACCTGTGCGCCGGAGCGGTTCCGGGTCGACCGCTCCGGCGGGTGGCAGCCGGTCGCCGCCTGGGCCGGCCCGTGGCCCATCGACGAGCTCTGGTGGGAGGCGCCCCCGCGGCGCCGCAAGGTCGCGCGCTTCCAGGTGGTCGGCGTCGACGGCAGGGCCTGGTTGCTCACCTGCGAGGAGGGCGTGTGGTGGACCGAGGCGGCCTATGACTGA
- the hrcA gene encoding heat-inducible transcriptional repressor HrcA: MQEERRLAVLRAIVEDYVATEEPVGSKALVERHGLGVSPATVRNDMAALEDEGYITQPHTSAGRVPTDKGYRLFVDRLTTIKPMSTAEKRAIATILDGAIDLDDVVQRSVRLLAQLTRQVAVVQYPTLSRSTVRHIELVALTPTRLLVVLILSTGRVEQRLVDLAAELGEEDLADLRTVVNRAALGEIIADAATALRALVPAEDATPTGAVVDVLVEAMSDHRSDERIAVGGAANLARFGDSFDSAVRPLLEALEEHVVLLKLLGEATAGEILTVRIGHEGPYQELSSTSVVATGYGPGDEALARLGIVGPTRMDYAGSMAAVRAVARYVSRILDEG, from the coding sequence GTGCAGGAGGAGCGCAGGCTCGCCGTGCTCCGCGCGATCGTGGAGGACTACGTCGCCACCGAGGAGCCGGTGGGCTCCAAGGCGCTGGTCGAGCGGCACGGCCTCGGGGTGTCCCCGGCCACGGTCCGCAACGACATGGCGGCCCTGGAGGACGAGGGCTACATCACCCAGCCGCACACGAGCGCCGGCCGGGTCCCGACCGACAAGGGCTACCGGCTGTTCGTGGACCGGCTGACGACCATCAAGCCGATGAGCACGGCGGAGAAGCGGGCGATCGCCACCATCCTCGACGGCGCGATCGACCTCGACGACGTCGTCCAGCGCTCGGTGCGGCTGCTGGCCCAGCTGACCCGCCAGGTCGCGGTCGTGCAGTACCCCACCCTGTCCCGCTCCACGGTGCGCCACATCGAGCTGGTCGCCTTGACCCCGACCCGCCTGCTGGTGGTGCTGATCCTCAGCACGGGCCGGGTCGAGCAGCGCCTCGTGGACCTCGCCGCCGAGCTCGGCGAGGAGGACCTGGCGGACCTGCGCACCGTGGTCAACCGCGCCGCGCTCGGCGAGATCATCGCCGATGCCGCGACCGCGCTGCGGGCCCTGGTGCCCGCCGAGGATGCCACCCCCACCGGGGCGGTCGTCGACGTCCTGGTCGAGGCGATGTCCGACCACCGATCCGACGAGCGGATCGCGGTCGGTGGCGCCGCGAACCTGGCCCGCTTCGGCGACAGCTTCGACTCGGCCGTCCGGCCTCTGCTGGAGGCCCTCGAGGAGCACGTCGTGCTGCTCAAGCTGCTCGGCGAGGCCACGGCCGGCGAGATCCTGACCGTTCGGATCGGGCACGAGGGGCCCTACCAGGAGCTCTCCTCGACCAGCGTGGTCGCGACCGGCTACGGGCCCGGCGACGAGGCGCTCGCGCGCCTCGGCATCGTCGGGCCCACCCGGATGGACTACGCCGGCTCGATGGCGGCGGTCCGCGCCGTGGCGCGCTACGTGTCGCGGATCCTCGACGAGGGCTAG